The following are encoded in a window of Citrobacter freundii genomic DNA:
- a CDS encoding YlcG family protein: MTPELIEILRVRWQRLRLYHFPGSVLTDYRILKNYVKTYAGETR; the protein is encoded by the coding sequence ATGACACCAGAACTGATTGAAATCCTTCGCGTTCGCTGGCAGCGATTGCGCTTATACCACTTTCCCGGCTCTGTGCTGACGGACTACCGAATACTGAAGAACTACGTGAAAACTTACGCTGGAGAAACACGATGA